Below is a window of Neofelis nebulosa isolate mNeoNeb1 chromosome 8, mNeoNeb1.pri, whole genome shotgun sequence DNA.
AGCTAAATTTTCTTATCTCCTCCTTCATTCAATTGGTTGCAATCTCAAACATTATGTTGCCAGTGGAAagcctagtgtgtgtgtgtgtgtgtgtgtgtgtgtgtatgcaataTACCAATTAGTTATCTCTACCAagtttctttatcatttcattCCTCCTCCAAATTAACAAAGCATAACAATTTCAGAATAGGTTTGCTTTCATTCGAATTAAGTTTAAATGAATGTGtatatttcaaaacaatattTTGTGGCAGAAATATTAAAGGCCAATTTCTGGAAGAGGAGTGTGATCCCCAAATGCATATGTGATGGCAAAAGAATGATGAATAAAAAAAGGATTAAGTTGATTGATAAATTTAAATGAACCATAATATTATGTAATGTTATATAAGTTTCAAAAGTAAGACAAGACTAAAATGAAAGCAACCGAgtaaaaaatgaagtcattaaagAGCTCTAAGGCTTTGTATTGTTTAGGAAATTGTTAAACATTTAGTAATTGACCCTAGATAAGTTAAATGAGCCTGCATAAATTTCTcagataaatactaaaaataataatgttaaaaataaccAACCCAAAAGatgataggaagaaaaaagaagacacacagaaacagaaatcacaaAATCTGGTcaaagaaataaatccaaaaatCAGTGTTACAAAAATTAAGATGTAATTTGGCTAACTATAGCAATCAAATGGcaaatatctggggcacctgggtggctcagtcagttaagcgtctgactttggctcaggtcatgatctcgtggtttgtgagttcgagccccgcatctggctctgtgctgacagctcggagcctggagcctgtttcgggttctgtgtctccctctctctgccccctcccccacttgtggtctgtctctatcaaaagtaaataaatgtctaaaaaaaatttttttaaggcaaatatCTTCTGACCAAATTAACAACACGACTAAGTGCTGTGTCCAAGCTACACATTCAAATATCAGAACAATAAGAGCAAAAGTGTTGGAAGTGTCTGAACAATGTATTCTTCACCTGTCAGATTGACAAAATTAAGATTGATAGCACCCAGTGTTGGGTGTGATGTAAGACAAGGAAATGCCTGCATTGTTAATGTCAACATGACACATATTTTTTTATGGAAAACAGTTAAGAAACATCTATGAAAATTGAGATGCATAAAAGTTCAGTTCTAACAATCTTGCTTTTGGTAATGTATTTCATGCAGAAAAAACCCTGACAGTATGTAAGGACACGTGCAGAGGATGTTTACTAGAGCAGTTTTTAGTAGCAAAAACATAAACGAGGTGAGCACTCAACAATAGAAGAATGGTTAAAGAAATCAGAAGAACAtataacatgagatctaccctcttaaaattttaagtgtacaatactgaattgttaactataggcactatgttgtacagcagatctctagaactgactcatcttgcataactaaCGCTCGATCCCTGGAAAATGACAACTCACCATTTTCCTTTCCCCTAGCCTTTGAGAACCCCTTTTGACTCTGTTTCCGTAAGCTTAACTATTTTAGAGACGTCAGCAAgaggaatcatgtagtatttgttcttctgtggctggcttatttcacttagcaagtACCTATAGTTAACCATTCATATGgtatacttaacattttttaaagggtagATCTCAAGTTAGGTATTCTTACCATTAAAACAAccaagcaggggtgcctgggtgactcagtgggttaagcatccgacttgggctcaggtcatgatctcacggttcgtgagtttgaggcccacgtcgggctctgtgctgacagctcagagcctggagcctgctttggattctgtgtctccctctctctctctctctgcccctcctctgctcgtgctctgtctctctctgtctcaaaaataaataaaaacttttttaaaaaattaaaaaaataaataaataaaacaaccaagCAAGCAAAGCAAAtccaaaccaaccaaacaaacaaacaaaaatggggcAGGAGGAAGCTGTTGGAGGTTATGGGTATGTTTATTACCTTGATGATAGTGATGGCCTCACTGGTGTATGCATATTTCCAAATTCATTAAAttgcatatattaaatatgtCCAGTTTTTTATATCAGCTAtgcttcaataaagctgtttttttattaattttattttttaaatttatatccaaattagcatatagtgaaacaatgacttcagaagtagattccttaatgccccttacccatttagcccatcccccctcccacaatccctccagtaaccctctgtttgttctccatatttaagagtctcttctgttttgttcccctcctgtttttatattatttttgtttcccttcccttatgttcatctgttttgtctcttaaagttctcatatgagtgaattcatatatttgtctttctctgactaatttcacttagcataatgccctctagttccctccacatagttggaaatggcaagatttcattctttttgattcccgagtaatactccattgtatacatataccacatcttctttatccattcatccatcgatggacatttgggctctttccatactttggctattgctgatagtgttgctataaacattggggtgtctGTGTCCCTTTAaaacggcacacctgtatcccttggataaatatctagtagtccaattgctgggtcatagggtagttctaatttcaattttttgaggaacctccatactgttttccagagtgactgcaccagcttgcattcccataataaagctgtttttaaaaataaatacataagggGAAATTCAAAAAATCTACAGAAACATAGAAAACCTGACTCAGAAAGTGAGTAGAAACTAATTCTGGACATCCAGACTCACAACGAAAAATGCCACCACCATGCTGCTCTGTATTGGGAACCATCCTTGTGTCACCATCATCAGCACCTCGGGACAGTGAAATGCCACCACAAGCAACAGTGCAAAGTTTTCATGCATTAGATCCTGTCATTGCTACCAACAGTGTTCATTTTAAACTGCTGAGTTTTTTCCAAATTCAAAGTCCCAGGCAAGAGCATCAAGTTGTCTGACTCCTGGTCATATACCCATGTTCTAGTTTCCAGGAATAGAGAGACAAACATCTCAATCTTCAGATTTCCATAAAAAGTAGTGAGAGTAAGCTTCCCACCAATAACTGCCACTAGCAAGTTTCCCGCATAGAAGAAGGTATTAAGATGCTAGGCAGCCCAACAATAATACATTTTAcgacaaaattattattatctatGCATCGCTCTGATCGAATGTCCTCTAAGAATTGAGAAATTGTAACTGTAGAGTGGCTAGGTATTGCTCTTTTGCTCTCTGGTTTCTATTTCCCCTTTCTTAATAATGCctggtttatttttgaggcattAACCGTTTCCAATTTGATAGAGTCTGCTGGACTCAATTTAGGTGTCCCATCTTCCCTCGGTAAATGGATGGGCTCGTAACAAAGGAAGGCCAAGACAATGCTTCCTCACCAGAATGTGAAGTCAGCAGAGTGACTCAGACAATACTACTATTTCCGGCTTGTGACATTCTCTTCAAATGACTCCCCGCTATACCATACCGAATGTCCTACTTCATTCTCTGCAGTGTGTTTGGTATTGAcctattttcaatctttttcttctgcctctttATCAATTCTGCATGTTACCAATACATTTAGCCTTCTAATAAATAACCTTCTGCTTAGGTTCCTGAACTCGGTTTTTATTACTTGCACCCAAAACTCTAAACAAATACCCAAAGTTGGTTTCAGAGTACATAGATGTAACCACATCAGGTAAAATTAGCCAAAAATATAAGAAGAAGAAACTCTATTTTATATTGGGAATAGAACCTATATGTTCACATTATTTGTGGCAAAATTGTCTACTAACTTCTCATATTAAATAAATGGTTAAATAGAACCCTATGCCCATGAAAGCGAGAACGTGGTAGACAATACAGTCACCAGCATGAGATAAAATCATGGTATCATTGATTCAAGGCCTGCGACATAGTATGAGTACTTCTgataacttaaaacaaaaattaagcgCAGATTTTTAAATTCACACCTCTGTACAGGAAACTTCTGTTGCTCTATAAGATGATCTCTTATGTTTTATAGTTGCAGAGATGAAACACCAGAAAATTCAATCCCAGAGTATGCTTTGgcgttttttgggtttttttttaatttttcaatgttgatttctttttgagagccagagagacatagagacagagagagacagagtgcaagcaagggaggggctcagagacagagggagacacagaatctgaagcagctccagactccgagctgtcagcaacagagcccaatgcagggcttgaactcatggatgacaagttcatgacctgagccgaagtcggatacttaaccaagtaagccacccaggcacccccagagtgtgatttcttttggtttgttGACTACAAAATATGTCAATTCATACTTCCAATATCTCTTACACAAATAAACTCTGCCCATCTGGGTATGTAAGATTACTTAAAACACTTGGAATATcctgacatttctttttattcttagttatttattttttttaattttttaagatagagagagatcacaaccaaggggggagcagaaggagagggagggagagagtcttaatcaggctccatgcttaatgcagagactgacatggggctcgatctcacaaccgtgagaccgtgaccagagccaaaatcaagggtcgtacgcttaaccaactgagccacccaggcccctctgaTATTTTTGACACTCTACCCCAACCACCTTTGCATAGGAAACAAAATCCACTCATATCCCTGTTGGAGCTCTTTCCTACTTACTTTAAGATGTTACTACTCCTGAGGACATTTCTTGAAGGAAGAAGTTAAATTCCCCTTTCATCCTACTCCTAATTTTCGTGAGCACAGTTACTAGAATCAGAACCCAGCATTCTGAGACAGGAATACTGTTCCAATGCAGATGCAGATTTTTTTGGAAAATGGCttaaaactgaatattttttaGATACATACTGGCAAAATGCAAAGTATGTTGGTGTGAATAAATTTTGAAGGCTTTTTTACTGGAGAGGGGGAAAGATATTGGGTAGAATTTGTACTTACCAGAGATTTGAAAACTAAAGAGCTGGTTCATGAAAATAAGTAGAGGACTAATAGTTTGCTGGACTGATAAATCCAAACCACTAACTAATAATGGATGTCATTTTAAAAGCTGGGACACTAGAAACACTTTGAGAAAAccttagaaaaagaaattcaatctCTTTAGGAGATAGTGATGCTGAGGAGGATTAACCATAGATATTCTGGTCTCATACACCCTGGTTAGGTGCCCCACAGATGTCAGAAAATTTTCCCTGCACAGgtgacagaaggaaaaaccaGTAACCTTCAAAGCATCTGTGATGCTTCTAAGGATGTTGGTGCGAGACATTAAAGTTCAGTGGCTCCCGGACTTCACTGGAAGCAGGGCAGTGACAGAGCTCAAATTGTGGCATCTGACTGAGAGAGCAAAGGAAGATTTGGTTAACATGATAGTAGCAGCTCTGGCTTATTAGTCAAAAAGGATAAATGTGGTACAATAATCTCCATGTAAGGTTAGTTAACCATGAGGTGTCTAGGAATAAAATCAATGGGCGTCTtctgagaggtagagagagggagagacctgACTTAAGCCGCCATGACTCAGATCATGTTCATTCTCCAATTCCTAGACTGAGTTGGTTCACACACAGCCACTAGAATGTAGAGAAGGCTCAATACTCTTGAGTAAGGTGTGACCTGAAATCCTCCCAACAAcccttccttaaatattttggtaACTAATTCTCAGGTGACAAACACCAAAGAAAAGTATATACCAAACATtttttggacttttaaaaatatttagaccTTGTCTCAGAACTAAtcagcagagagacaaagagctgAACTTTGTGAAGTAAATATTTCCAATAGTGTGGCAGTAGACAAGTTTGGATCCTACTTAGAAATTCTTTGTCTATTTTCCACTGTCTAATTTCTTGGAATACTGACTAACAACTCATCCTCTCCAGCCTTACAATTGTGGATGTGCAGCCAGAGCCAAACAAAATTTATATATCTAATTATTTAGCTGTTGCTTAAGTCATCCAAAGTTAATTCCTGTAAGTTGTCACAAAAGACACCTAAGTACAAGACATTCTGTTGAAGGAACTGGTGACAGTCACCACGGTGCCAAACAgtgtgaataaatggatgaattttaaatgttgataagGGAAGAAGAACCCATTTCAAAAATCTAGAATCCATATTTAATTAcagtaacaaatataaaaatcagtctTCGAttaaagttttttggttttttgtcttttttctttaccaagttataataattaagaaattactttggggcgcctgggtggctcagtcggttgagcggccgacttcggctcaggtcacgatctcgcagtgcgtgagttcgagccccgcgtcgggctctgtgctgacagctcagagcctggagcctgtttcagattctgtgtctccctctctctctgcccctcccctgttcatgctctgtctctctctgtctcaaaaataaataaacattaaaaaaaaaaaatttaaaaaaaaaaaaaaagaaagaaattactttgaaatgttttcatgttttcacTTCCAggatattttgcctttttcttatccCATCTCTTCcaactcctgcccctccctttccaGACCTCACAAGTAAGTAGATTTGTGCTCAAAGACATCTCTAGAAGAATAGCGTACACACACTCAaaacttttattgattttatgaCCTATACTGCTTTCAGGGGATTGGGCAAAGTGACATCTCATACTTGACTCACAAGAGTAAGAATAACAGTCCAATATCAATTCAACATCACATTTTACAGTATCTATTCAGTTCAGCTTCTCCAATCACCAtaacaatttaaatttcataatacGAAGTTGAAACTATCATAATGAAAGACAATGAAGTAAGCTTTGGGTGTTTATCCACAGATGCTTAATGtagtcattttaatttatattagtgAAGTTTCCAATCAGTGCTTAATTATCATTTGTAACTATCTAAGTCAGAGAATGTTAGCATCCTGgcaatagaaaatattattataaatgccCTCACCAAAGTTCTGCATCGTTACACTAAATGTTAGGTCAACAtcaacaatacataaaatttaaagacaaaatgcaATACATGATGTTACAGAACAATAAATATATGTGCATGTCCAAAAACTTGTAATCAAGGAAGATGAATCATACAGTACAAATAAGTTAACAATGTTTGAGATAGCAAATTCAATCTTCAGCCTCTCAAGACAGTATCACTATTAAAAGATTTCTTCATGTGGATTTTTGCGTATAATTTTAAAGTCCACTCTAAATAACAACTTATGATGTATATGTCGCAAAATGTAATCTTCAAAGTCCCTCAGATATATCAGTGTTTCACAAACAATCCatgtaccattaaaaaaaaaaagaccttgggcgcctgggtggcttagtcggttgagaaccaacttcggctcaggtcacgatctcgcggtccgtgagttcgagccccgcatcgggcccctgtgctgacagctcagagcccggagcctgtttcagattctgtgtctccctctctctgaccctcccccattcatgctctgtctctctctgtctcaaaaatgaataaaaacgttaaaaaaaaattaaaaaaaaaaaaagaccttgtcAATGAAAGCCAACAAAATGTTGGTAAGACATTGGGGTGTCCTGATGGGATCTTAATGGCACAAGTAACAAGATATATAAATTAGGCACTACTTTTCATATAAGACCCAGAAAAAAAGCTACTACAGAAAATgttcattgaaattaaaagaaaagtataggGATCGTATTTAGCACCTTTGAAAGTATTATGCCTTGGTTTTCAACTTTCTCAGATTCCTTCAGACATTGGAAGTGATTTCAGCAATGCCACTCGTGAAAGTTACGCACTGGAATACTGTTCTCTGTTACGGctataaaacaagaaatagaatCGACCAGACTAAAAACTAACAAGCAAACACATCTAGGCTATATTCTTATCCAATATTCTAATCGTTTCCCAGCAGTCCTTAGTAACCCACACTCGTTATATCTACCACAGAGCAACGTTGTAACACTAATGGGCATCCAAGGGAAATAAGTAAAACCTAAGCCTAAAAGGATGTTTTCCAGACTAATAACAATCAATGCCAACAATCACTTTCCCAAGCCCATCTGGTTTCCTATTTTGCTCTCAAATGATGTTTTTCTGAATATCAATTAAACAGTAGCATCTGAGTACCAAGAACAATGGTAAATTCATTCACAGGTTTAAGATGGAGAGGATAAATAtaaccttgatttttaaaatcattttgcttctctctttatctcttaatTAAGAATAACTATATATCAAGTCTCTTACCCTAACAAACATTGACCCACAAAATGCATGCCCTTGTGCATTCATCAAAGAAGGCTTCGCTATCTAAACAAAAGCTGAAAAAAGACCTAATAAGATACTCATATTTTAGGTTTTCACAATACCAAGTACACGGACAAAACTATTCACTGTATTTTACTTCTTAGGATGGGAGTATTTTTCACATTTGCTATTGTCTGGATGTAAGCATTGATTATGTAGTAGAAGTATTACTTATAGTACTTGTAAAAACAGTAACTTGCTATGACTCTGTCTGGAACTGGTCTTCCCTCGATACCTCTCAAATCTGTGGGATGAACCACTCTTCTTCTCCCAATTGACATTTGATGTTTAGGATTAATCATATTTCTATTACCCCTTTACCAAACTAATAAACACActcatacaggggcgcctgggtggctcagtcggctgagtgtccaacttcggctggggtcatgatggtttatgggttcgagccccacaccagactctgtgctgacacttctgagcctggagcctgctttggattctgtgtctctctctgttcctcccctgctcatgctctctctctctctctctctctctcaagaataaataagcattaaaaaaataaaaatagaaaaataaaaatgaacacactcatacatacacaaacataacacatgcatgtacacacataatCCAACTATTCATAAAGGTTATTGGAAGGCCTTGTGATATTTTTAACTGAGATTTTCAAGCTGACTTCATTTCAATATGGTGCTTTCACTAACTGCATACCCTTTACCGATAATTTTTATTATCCGAACGATAGAGGACATGAATTGTAAAATATCATAAACatcctaaaatgttttctttgtgtggCAGCAAAGTAGAAATGGCCGTACCATTCAAGGAAAGTCAAATAGAATATCTTAATTTACAAAATCAATGcaattttcacatatttcttcTACTTTAGCCACTTTAATTTAACAAAGATCGCTGGATATTttacctttcctttccctcctcattATGCacatgttttctaatattttgcatGACATCGAAAACAAGATACAACATTGACATTTATATGGAGTATCATTTGCATATAAACCATTGGctcacacagtttctgagttAATCATTACACTaggtattttctgtatttcaattTTACCTTGGCATACAAGGaagagaaactataaaattctataTTTCCCCATGTATGTAACAATGTATTACCTGGAGAATGAGAAATTCATAACTCTTTGTAGAAATGCAGCAAATTTTCATGGTGTCCAGAACTTTCAGATTTAACATTGCCTTGCGAAAAAGTGAATATGTTGTTTGGAGCTTTCCTTATAGGATATTATTTATTAATGCTGCGGAATAAAAACAGTTAAAGGTGggtttttcttggggcgcctgggtggcgcagtcagttaagcgtccgacttcagccaggtcacgatctcgcggtccgtgagttcgagccccgcgtcaggctctgggctgatggctcggagcctggagcctgtttccgattctgtgtctccctctctctctgcccctctcccgcccgttcatgctctgtctctctctgtcccaaaaataaataaaaaacattaaaaaaaaaattaaaaaaaaaaaggtgggttttTCTTTAGTGggggtgtttattttttaaattcaccttAGCTTTAAACGCTTGAGTCTGGAAGATCAAGCAGACACAATCAACTGGGGCAAGAAACAGTAAAACAAGTGGAAGCagatttaaagtaaaacttttttcttccatatGACTTTTTTCATGGCATCTTTAAcatctttatttcttagagaATAGATTAAAGGGTTCAGCATAGGTGTGAACAAAATGTAACATACTGAAGCCACTTTACGAAGTTCAGGGTTATTTGGAGGTGTGAGATAGACAAAGGAAACAGTTCCATAGAGCAAACTTACAACTCCCAGGTGTGAACTGCAAGTGGAGAaggctttcttcctcccttcactGGAGCGGATTTTTAAAACTGCAGACACAATATACATGTAAGATACCACAATAACAAGTATTGTGGGCAAAATAATGAGGACAGCCAGACTGAATGACACCATCTTATTCATAAAGATATTGGAACAGGAGATCTTCTCGATGGGGTTTGAATCACAGTAGAAGTGATCAATGACTCGGGAAGCACAGAAAGACATTGAGAATGTTACACTGATTTGAAGGATGGAACTGACCCAGCCACAGAGATAGGAACCAGCCACCAACTGGATACAGAGGCTTCTTGACATGCGGACAGTGTAGAGGAGTGGATTGCAGATGGCGATgaagcggtcataggccatggctGCCAGGACAAAGGCCTCGGTGACCATGAAAAGTGCATAAAGAAATAGCTGAGTCACACAGCCTGCAAAGGATATGGTCTTTTTCTGAGATAGGATGTTGACCATGGCTTTGGGTACAATAACAGTGGAGTAGGAGAGGTCAATGATGGAGAGATTGCCTAGGAAGAAATACATTGGTGTGTTCAGCCGGGGATCAGTCACAATGATGCCAATCATACTAAGGTTCCCCAGAAGGACCATCCCATAAACAACCAGGAATAGTAGGAAGAGGAGACTGTGGAGCTCTGGACGGACCCTGATGCCTACAAGAATGAAGTCAGTCACTTCTGAGTGGTTGTCTCCTCCCTTGTCACCCATGGCAAATTTCTGCTTAAAAGTATAACAGAAAGTCAACAAATGAAGTTTCTGCTATTTCTCTCTCATCACGCACAACGCTCACATTAAAAAGACCTCATAGTTGACAGAATACTCTCAAATCTATTACACCATTAAGTTTACACACATgagtaaattaaagaaagatactAGACTTGCCTAAGGTAATACAACTGGTTAAGGTAACACAACTGGTTAAGGTTCAAACAAGAATTTGAACTCCAAGTGAAATATGTATTATTCAAGTTTACTGTTAATTTCAACACAACAAAATTTGATATTTCCTTATATCTAACTACCTTGTCATATGGATGGTTTGTGAGATGTCATTTGTGATTTCAAAAATAGTAAAGTCTAACTCTTCATACTAAGAAAAAGACACTTCGTTaaatttgatttataattttatatttattttttgtaataatactTTGTTTcaacacagtaataaaaataattagtgaaagaaaaggaagctaaAAGTTCATTTCAAGATAATATGAACTTTCTTTCAAAAAGAGCTCTTACAACAGCAAGTAAGTTACTAAAGACTTAATTGTCTTACttgagatctttaaaaataaaatcagacttCAACTTCTGGAAATCATCTAATCTTATTTACATGAGAAAGTAAAATGTGATCGATGCCTTCATAATTTTTATCCTATAAAGTTTATTGATACTGTTTTTCTCAAATAAGTCTGTCAAGAAATCCATGTCATCTCCAACTTCTGAActtgaaagaaaattagaaacttCAAAGTGAGGAACAAACCAAAAGCCTgcttgtataaaaaaaaaatagattagataGTAAGTTTTATTAAACTCTTAACCTGATAGTAAAAGCTCAgtagctttcaaaataaattttgcttttctagCAGCATCTAAATTAATCTGTTTGGTTTTGGGTGACTTGCTAAGCAACCAAGGCAACTTTAgttcatttgaaacatttttttgttatttttctatgaaaCAACACACTCACTGTCAATTAAGAATGACCTCCC
It encodes the following:
- the LOC131484018 gene encoding olfactory receptor 9K2-like; protein product: MGDKGGDNHSEVTDFILVGIRVRPELHSLLFLLFLVVYGMVLLGNLSMIGIIVTDPRLNTPMYFFLGNLSIIDLSYSTVIVPKAMVNILSQKKTISFAGCVTQLFLYALFMVTEAFVLAAMAYDRFIAICNPLLYTVRMSRSLCIQLVAGSYLCGWVSSILQISVTFSMSFCASRVIDHFYCDSNPIEKISCSNIFMNKMVSFSLAVLIILPTILVIVVSYMYIVSAVLKIRSSEGRKKAFSTCSSHLGVVSLLYGTVSFVYLTPPNNPELRKVASVCYILFTPMLNPLIYSLRNKDVKDAMKKVIWKKKVLL